A genomic segment from Treponema sp. Marseille-Q3903 encodes:
- a CDS encoding glycosyl hydrolase family 8: MKNIFEDYGYSKFDVENRIIDCWNNIFDKANPNHFYFDACDGMGYIEDTGNDDVRTEGMSYGMMMAVQMNRKDIFDKIWKWVKTYMYLDSGPNAGYFCWSNQPDGKKNADGPAPDGEEYFALTLFFAAKRWGNGDGIFNYTEQARSILRTAIHGESKMWFEENHHIRFVPNCPFTDPSYHLPHFYEIFAECADKCDSSYWKAAAKASRQYIAKACHPETGLAAEYADDDGKPLPPKSHGTFFSDAYRVAANIAVDSLWFGQTKELSEIAGKIIKFFDGKEMYELKDYMVDGRPLKKNARHPVALIATIAQAAAAVEPGNRACAERAVRRFWETPMRTGRRRYYDNCLYFFAVLALSGKYVKY; this comes from the coding sequence ATGAAAAACATATTTGAAGATTACGGTTATAGCAAATTTGATGTAGAAAACCGCATTATTGATTGTTGGAACAACATATTCGACAAAGCGAATCCGAATCATTTTTACTTTGATGCCTGTGACGGAATGGGCTACATTGAAGACACAGGCAATGACGATGTGCGAACAGAAGGGATGTCTTACGGCATGATGATGGCTGTGCAGATGAACAGAAAAGACATCTTTGACAAAATCTGGAAATGGGTCAAAACGTACATGTATCTCGACAGTGGTCCTAACGCAGGTTATTTTTGCTGGTCGAATCAGCCTGACGGAAAAAAGAACGCCGATGGTCCCGCCCCTGACGGTGAAGAATATTTTGCACTGACACTTTTTTTTGCAGCAAAACGTTGGGGAAACGGAGACGGAATCTTTAATTATACGGAACAAGCTCGTTCAATTTTAAGGACAGCGATTCACGGCGAGTCTAAGATGTGGTTTGAAGAAAATCATCACATTCGCTTTGTGCCGAATTGTCCGTTTACAGATCCATCTTATCACCTTCCGCATTTTTACGAAATTTTTGCAGAATGTGCAGACAAATGCGACAGCTCTTACTGGAAAGCCGCTGCAAAGGCAAGCCGTCAGTACATTGCAAAGGCGTGTCACCCAGAGACCGGACTCGCTGCAGAATATGCAGACGATGATGGAAAACCTCTTCCTCCAAAATCTCACGGAACTTTTTTTAGCGATGCATATCGTGTTGCGGCAAACATCGCGGTCGATTCGCTGTGGTTTGGGCAGACAAAAGAACTCTCCGAAATCGCAGGGAAAATAATAAAGTTTTTTGATGGCAAAGAAATGTACGAGCTCAAAGACTATATGGTTGATGGTCGTCCGCTTAAAAAAAATGCGCGCCATCCGGTCGCTCTTATTGCGACAATTGCGCAAGCAGCAGCCGCAGTCGAGCCGGGAAACAGAGCTTGTGCTGAACGTGCAGTCAGGCGATTTTGGGAAACCCCGATGAGAACTGGTCGCCGACGTTATTACGACAATTGCCTTTACTTTTTTGCAGTCTTGGCATTAAGCGGAAAATACGTTAAATATTAA
- a CDS encoding DnaJ domain-containing protein: MDYYEILGVSKTATADEIKKSYRTLAFKYHPDRNPDNPAAEEKFKQVNTAYDILGDEAKRRNYDLGGYSYRPEASYSNTRQYQYTYQNPFGDDTFWQWFTNNSQGAYNQAHQNRHEGYEQNDYKRTYNYSYKDYNYTKKDYIQMFALKLIQTVFALMMFRFFFIVPFGILICIGVAVNGVKGMINAIKGLSRSKSNA; this comes from the coding sequence ATGGACTATTATGAAATTCTTGGCGTATCAAAGACTGCGACTGCGGACGAAATAAAAAAATCTTACAGAACTCTTGCATTTAAGTATCATCCTGATAGAAATCCCGATAACCCTGCGGCTGAGGAGAAATTCAAACAAGTAAACACAGCTTACGATATTCTCGGAGATGAGGCAAAGCGGCGCAATTACGATTTAGGCGGATATTCATATCGTCCTGAGGCAAGTTACAGCAATACTCGCCAGTATCAGTATACGTACCAAAATCCTTTTGGAGATGACACTTTCTGGCAGTGGTTCACCAATAATAGCCAAGGTGCATACAATCAGGCTCATCAAAATCGGCATGAAGGTTATGAGCAAAACGACTACAAAAGAACATATAATTACAGTTACAAAGATTACAATTATACAAAAAAAGATTATATTCAGATGTTTGCACTAAAACTGATTCAGACAGTATTCGCACTGATGATGTTCCGATTTTTTTTCATAGTTCCTTTCGGTATTTTGATTTGCATCGGCGTCGCTGTGAACGGCGTTAAGGGAATGATAAATGCCATAAAAGGTTTGAGCCGTTCAAAGTCAAATGCCTAA
- a CDS encoding response regulator, translating into MKKVLIADNHQLFRDYLKQKLEEDHIDVIAIQENRDVYTKMITSLPNLIILDMEDDNSDQMEFLEKKIRDPNCAGIPVIVTGPRLSRTFIASIAKYGVIKYFEKPIQFDIFFRSIGHVVHVPLSLDTTPCVLDLHRNNNIIFIELALGMNREKIALLQFKLSEMIEKENIESPKIIIMLTNLELTFVDGFNLEFLIDNVLACPKVHNKNIKILSFSPFVKEMLAGHPNYAGIEMATNISRVLTDLVDTSIVTDVPNLITDCILKPSSEDEHENDSIDTRFFSDRSSSNSSKKDGTVLNVAIIDSDEICLAITKRVFEQAGASCSYYTNGNDFKKDYSDNKFDLIILDVLLKDQTGLSLLQFMHSTPHAPPVIVYSPSLQKDIVIKVLSYGAASYILKPQKPNVLVQKSLSVLKGTN; encoded by the coding sequence ATGAAAAAGGTACTTATTGCAGATAATCATCAGTTATTTCGCGATTATTTAAAACAAAAACTCGAAGAAGATCACATAGATGTTATTGCAATTCAAGAAAATCGCGATGTTTACACAAAGATGATTACGTCGCTGCCAAACCTTATAATCCTCGATATGGAAGATGACAACTCGGATCAGATGGAATTTCTTGAAAAGAAAATTCGCGATCCGAACTGTGCCGGAATTCCTGTAATTGTGACAGGACCGCGCCTCAGCCGCACATTCATCGCATCAATCGCTAAATACGGTGTAATTAAATATTTTGAAAAACCGATTCAATTCGACATATTCTTTAGGTCGATTGGGCACGTTGTACACGTTCCTCTTTCTCTCGACACGACTCCATGTGTACTCGATCTTCACCGCAACAACAACATAATCTTTATTGAACTTGCACTCGGCATGAATCGTGAAAAAATCGCTCTGCTGCAGTTTAAACTTTCTGAGATGATCGAAAAAGAAAACATCGAAAGCCCGAAAATCATCATCATGCTTACTAATTTAGAGCTGACTTTTGTGGACGGCTTTAATCTTGAGTTTTTAATTGACAATGTTCTTGCTTGTCCGAAAGTTCACAATAAAAATATAAAAATTCTTTCTTTTAGCCCTTTTGTAAAAGAAATGCTTGCAGGTCATCCAAACTATGCAGGGATTGAAATGGCAACAAACATCTCACGAGTTCTGACAGACCTTGTAGACACTTCGATTGTGACTGATGTGCCTAATTTAATCACTGACTGCATATTGAAGCCATCTTCTGAAGACGAACACGAAAATGATTCTATCGATACAAGATTTTTTTCAGACAGGTCAAGCAGTAATTCAAGCAAAAAAGATGGAACTGTGCTGAACGTCGCGATAATCGACAGCGATGAAATTTGCCTTGCAATTACAAAGAGAGTTTTTGAGCAGGCAGGGGCGTCGTGTTCATATTATACAAACGGCAATGATTTTAAAAAAGATTACAGTGACAATAAGTTCGACTTGATAATACTCGATGTTTTATTGAAAGACCAAACAGGGCTCTCTTTACTACAGTTTATGCATTCAACCCCCCATGCACCGCCGGTAATCGTGTATTCCCCGAGCTTGCAAAAAGACATCGTTATCAAAGTTCTAAGTTATGGAGCTGCAAGTTATATTCTAAAACCTCAAAAGCCAAACGTTCTTGTCCAAAAATCTCTTAGCGTTCTAAAAGGCACAAACTGA
- the tyrS gene encoding tyrosine--tRNA ligase has product MTLYEDLKWRGLVKDVAGEESELQKVLDGKPFTFYWGTDPTADSLHIGHYSSLCMARRLANAGHRPILLCGGATGRIGDPRPTAEREIISEDSVIKNISGIRNQIKSLVPTAELVDNYDWWKDRTFLDTLRDIGKYISLNYMLDKDIIRRRLETGITFAEFSYMLLQGFDFVHLFDEKNCIMQVAGSDQWGNITTGVDLIKKMLNKTAYAFTMPLILDATGKKFGKSEGNALWLNKDKTSPYEIYQYLINSDDSKVLEYLKVFTFLSKEKIETVYEEHLGAPEKRIAQKTLAYEVIKDIHGKEEADNAVQVSEKLFAGDFKGLSVSDILTGMKGVPSFKYSEELPLIDILVNNNMASSKREAREFINNNAVSINGEVVNDEKKLVTKDMALEGKVIIFRRGKKKYFLAEL; this is encoded by the coding sequence ATGACATTGTACGAAGACTTAAAATGGCGCGGACTTGTGAAAGACGTTGCCGGAGAAGAATCCGAATTGCAGAAAGTTCTGGATGGAAAACCTTTTACATTTTACTGGGGGACAGACCCTACTGCCGACTCGCTGCACATCGGTCACTATTCTTCTCTTTGTATGGCAAGGCGTCTTGCAAATGCGGGACATCGCCCGATATTGCTGTGCGGAGGCGCTACAGGCCGTATAGGAGACCCTCGCCCAACAGCTGAACGGGAAATAATCTCCGAAGACTCTGTTATCAAAAACATAAGCGGAATCAGAAATCAGATAAAGTCACTTGTTCCGACAGCTGAGCTCGTAGACAATTACGACTGGTGGAAAGACCGTACATTTTTAGACACTTTGCGCGATATCGGTAAATATATCAGCTTGAACTACATGCTAGACAAAGATATCATCAGGCGGCGTCTTGAGACAGGCATAACGTTTGCAGAATTTTCTTACATGCTCTTGCAGGGCTTTGACTTTGTACACCTGTTTGATGAAAAAAACTGTATCATGCAAGTTGCCGGTTCAGATCAATGGGGAAATATAACGACAGGTGTAGACCTCATCAAAAAAATGCTCAACAAGACGGCATACGCTTTCACAATGCCTCTCATACTCGATGCAACTGGAAAAAAGTTTGGAAAGTCCGAAGGAAACGCCCTGTGGCTCAACAAGGACAAAACATCGCCTTATGAAATATATCAGTATTTAATAAACTCTGACGACTCAAAAGTTCTCGAATATCTGAAAGTGTTTACGTTCCTCAGCAAAGAAAAAATCGAAACAGTGTACGAGGAACATCTTGGCGCTCCTGAAAAGCGAATCGCTCAAAAAACACTTGCATACGAAGTTATCAAAGACATTCACGGAAAAGAAGAAGCTGATAACGCCGTTCAGGTTAGCGAAAAATTGTTCGCAGGAGATTTCAAAGGTCTTTCGGTAAGCGACATTTTGACAGGGATGAAAGGAGTCCCTTCATTCAAATATTCTGAAGAATTACCTCTGATTGATATTCTTGTAAACAACAATATGGCTTCGTCAAAAAGAGAGGCGCGAGAATTCATAAACAACAATGCCGTTTCAATAAATGGAGAAGTTGTAAACGATGAAAAAAAATTGGTCACAAAAGATATGGCTCTCGAAGGAAAAGTTATCATCTTCCGACGTGGAAAGAAAAAATATTTCTTAGCTGAATTGTAA
- a CDS encoding glycosyl hydrolase 115 family protein, translated as MFKISAEGGKSSVTFYCDKDEFSGVKKIAGKVCSDVKKVVDIQPEIKNLDSELPDFSVFFGTIGQSKAVETVASQHNIDLNKLSGKREVYVFKTAGTKLIIIGSEKRGTIYGLFHLSELMGVSPLVDWCDIMPAKNESFELEDFEYISHQPSVRFRGFFINDEWPAFGNWAKHNFGGFNADMYSHVFELLLRMKGNYLWPAMWSARFSDDGPGLANAELADELGVVMGTSHHEPCCRAGEEYKYLRGPDSIYGDAWNFRSNPHGITKFWEDGLKRSGKFENVITVGMRGEADTAIMKDATLADNIELLRDVLKTQNNLIKKYVNPDISKVPRMLALYKEVEPYFYGDKHSKGLMGEPELDGVTLMLCDDNHGNLRTVPTEKMKNHVGGYGMYYHVDYHGWPYSFEWANTTQLPKIKEQMCAAYEFGIRDLWIVNVGDIMTDELPLNYFLDLAYNYDVLSSDESPVSEYILNWVCRQFPTLSDNQKNDVNTILNEYTKLAHMRRTECIHPDTFHPVNFCESDKILARAEKVCELAENLKNQIEKDNKIEFPGFYSQVYFPAVGTMNILRMQLYSGKNNWFASKGAVAANWYAKKVKECYEIDKKLVDEFDIVDGGKFYGMGWSEHFGFQNWSEAENRYPVYSYVEPTRKKRIDVWVDGHDFTTSGQDWTVRDIYLDDFKNPACKTAKINIANCGSENAELTYTFKDISGDWLKIDIEKDDEKQMEFAVLSINRQALSKVDVKKACLAIKGDDGHGGGIIVNVHIDAETPSENYPEGTFVQTTSYISIEAEHFVADGSNNFAKSFHILPDYGKTLSAIKAYPVTASYPNGKNAPYAEYRFALEDDGIKAFDFFLNPSNPAYKDNKLQFIAEVNGVKILKDVVDKNFKIGDDSFPWGEDIPNNIRISSVYADCKKGLNILRIYPVTPNIVLEKIVIHDANTKMPKSYLGAPETYRIKRK; from the coding sequence ATGTTTAAAATCAGCGCTGAAGGTGGGAAATCTTCTGTTACATTTTATTGTGATAAAGATGAGTTTTCCGGTGTAAAAAAAATTGCCGGGAAAGTCTGCTCTGATGTAAAAAAGGTTGTAGATATTCAGCCTGAAATTAAAAATCTTGATAGCGAGCTCCCTGATTTCTCTGTATTTTTTGGGACAATCGGGCAGAGCAAAGCTGTTGAAACAGTTGCTTCTCAGCACAATATCGACTTAAATAAATTGAGCGGTAAACGCGAAGTTTATGTTTTTAAGACGGCTGGAACAAAGCTTATAATAATCGGTTCTGAAAAACGCGGTACGATTTACGGACTTTTTCACCTTTCTGAGTTGATGGGAGTATCTCCCTTAGTCGACTGGTGCGACATCATGCCGGCAAAAAACGAAAGTTTTGAGCTTGAGGATTTCGAATACATCTCTCATCAACCTTCCGTTCGTTTTAGAGGTTTTTTTATAAACGATGAATGGCCTGCATTTGGCAACTGGGCAAAACACAACTTTGGCGGATTCAATGCAGACATGTACAGCCATGTCTTTGAACTTCTTCTCCGAATGAAAGGAAATTACCTGTGGCCTGCGATGTGGTCTGCTCGTTTTAGCGACGACGGTCCGGGTCTTGCAAATGCGGAACTTGCCGATGAACTTGGAGTTGTGATGGGGACGAGCCATCATGAACCGTGTTGCCGTGCAGGTGAAGAATATAAATATTTACGCGGACCCGATTCAATTTATGGAGATGCATGGAATTTTCGTTCAAACCCTCATGGAATTACAAAGTTCTGGGAAGACGGCTTAAAACGCAGCGGAAAATTTGAAAATGTGATAACAGTTGGCATGCGTGGAGAAGCAGATACGGCAATCATGAAAGATGCAACACTTGCCGACAACATTGAGCTTCTGCGCGACGTTCTTAAAACTCAAAACAATCTTATAAAAAAATATGTGAATCCTGATATTTCTAAAGTTCCGCGAATGCTCGCATTATACAAGGAAGTTGAACCTTATTTTTACGGTGATAAACACTCCAAAGGTCTGATGGGAGAGCCTGAGCTCGACGGCGTCACATTGATGCTCTGCGATGACAATCACGGAAATCTCCGCACTGTCCCAACTGAAAAGATGAAAAATCACGTCGGCGGTTACGGAATGTATTATCACGTGGATTATCACGGTTGGCCTTATTCTTTTGAATGGGCAAACACTACTCAGCTTCCAAAGATAAAAGAACAGATGTGTGCCGCATACGAATTTGGAATAAGAGATTTATGGATTGTAAATGTCGGCGATATAATGACAGATGAACTTCCATTAAATTATTTTCTCGACCTTGCGTATAATTATGATGTGCTCAGCTCTGATGAAAGTCCTGTAAGCGAGTACATATTGAATTGGGTTTGCCGGCAATTCCCGACTTTGTCTGACAACCAGAAAAACGATGTAAATACAATATTAAACGAATACACAAAACTTGCGCACATGAGGCGAACAGAATGTATTCATCCCGACACTTTTCATCCTGTAAATTTTTGCGAATCAGATAAAATTTTGGCACGAGCAGAAAAAGTCTGCGAACTTGCAGAAAATCTAAAAAATCAAATTGAAAAAGACAACAAAATTGAATTTCCGGGATTTTATTCGCAAGTTTATTTTCCGGCAGTTGGAACGATGAATATTTTGCGAATGCAGCTGTACAGCGGAAAAAACAATTGGTTTGCATCAAAAGGGGCAGTCGCTGCCAATTGGTATGCAAAAAAAGTAAAAGAATGCTATGAAATCGATAAAAAACTTGTAGACGAATTCGACATCGTCGACGGCGGAAAATTCTACGGAATGGGCTGGTCTGAACATTTCGGCTTTCAAAACTGGTCTGAAGCTGAAAATCGATATCCTGTCTATTCCTATGTCGAACCGACGCGCAAAAAGAGAATTGATGTTTGGGTAGACGGACATGATTTTACGACATCAGGGCAAGACTGGACTGTTCGAGACATCTATCTCGACGATTTTAAAAATCCTGCATGCAAAACTGCAAAGATCAACATCGCTAATTGCGGTTCTGAAAACGCCGAATTGACTTATACATTTAAAGACATTTCCGGCGACTGGCTTAAGATTGATATAGAAAAAGATGATGAAAAACAGATGGAATTTGCGGTTCTCTCAATAAATCGTCAAGCGCTCTCAAAAGTTGACGTAAAAAAAGCGTGCCTCGCAATCAAAGGAGATGACGGACACGGAGGTGGAATAATCGTAAATGTACACATAGATGCCGAAACTCCTTCTGAAAATTACCCTGAAGGAACTTTTGTTCAGACAACTTCTTACATCAGCATCGAAGCGGAACATTTCGTTGCAGACGGCTCAAATAACTTTGCAAAATCGTTCCATATTCTTCCCGACTATGGAAAAACTTTATCTGCAATCAAAGCATATCCTGTCACTGCGAGTTACCCGAACGGGAAAAATGCTCCTTATGCAGAATATCGTTTTGCTTTGGAAGATGACGGCATCAAGGCGTTCGACTTCTTTTTGAATCCTTCAAATCCTGCTTACAAAGACAACAAGCTACAGTTTATTGCAGAAGTGAATGGCGTCAAGATATTAAAAGATGTTGTAGATAAAAATTTCAAGATTGGCGATGATTCGTTTCCTTGGGGCGAAGATATTCCGAACAATATCAGAATCTCTTCTGTTTATGCTGATTGCAAAAAAGGGTTGAATATTTTGCGTATTTATCCTGTAACTCCGAATATTGTTCTCGAAAAAATTGTGATTCACGATGCCAACACAAAGATGCCAAAATCTTATCTTGGTGCGCCTGAAACTTACAGAATTAAAAGAAAATAA
- a CDS encoding TraR/DksA family transcriptional regulator, whose protein sequence is MDQIFLNNMKERLLEQRNTILSSLADQSEDMKVLIKTVESGDEADVAADVIDRTLLTALGTQDANRLQQIDNALDRINQNRYGHCIKCGKEIPQERLEVLPYALMCVSCASAEERKNR, encoded by the coding sequence ATGGATCAGATTTTTTTAAACAACATGAAAGAACGACTTTTAGAACAGAGAAATACAATTTTGTCTTCGCTCGCTGACCAGAGCGAAGATATGAAAGTTCTTATAAAAACTGTAGAATCAGGTGATGAAGCAGATGTCGCTGCAGATGTCATCGATAGAACTTTGCTTACAGCTCTTGGAACTCAAGATGCCAACAGACTTCAGCAGATTGACAATGCGCTTGATCGTATAAATCAGAACCGTTATGGTCATTGTATAAAGTGTGGAAAAGAGATTCCTCAGGAACGCCTTGAAGTTCTTCCGTATGCTCTTATGTGTGTTTCTTGCGCAAGTGCAGAAGAACGCAAAAACCGTTAA
- the purD gene encoding phosphoribosylamine--glycine ligase — protein MNIIVVGSGGREHAICWKLAQSSSVDKIVVVPGNGGTATEDKCVNIDPKEVDYISKDENPYIAIAKHENCRMAIIGPEDPLAEGLSDEFWKAEIPCVGPKKNGTQLEASKDFSKNFMKKYGVACADSETFTNEQAACEYIKKHGAPIVIKADGLAAGKGVVVAATVDEALVAVKDLMEGGRVGDAGKKLVIEDYLQGVEISILAAVSVTPEYAVSGSAAIIPFLPARDHKRLNDGAKGPNTGGMGAVCPLDDVTDKTIEQFRKDILEPTLNGLIKEKLDYRGFIFFGVMVTPKGPKLLEYNVRLGDPETQAVLPLMDFDFVAMCTSILNGTLKEFEFKWKPGYQVAPVVVSEGYPGEYKKGLGITFNKPLLNASTAKVFIAGAVPGRRGECDLLTSGGRVLSCSAYGSSFKEAWVNAYQGISAIKFEGAFFRKDIGLPGAAESGKL, from the coding sequence ATGAATATAATAGTGGTAGGCAGTGGTGGGCGCGAACACGCTATTTGCTGGAAATTAGCTCAGAGTTCTAGTGTTGATAAAATTGTAGTTGTGCCAGGCAACGGTGGAACCGCAACTGAAGATAAATGTGTAAATATTGATCCCAAAGAAGTTGATTACATCTCGAAAGACGAAAATCCTTATATTGCGATTGCTAAACACGAAAATTGCCGTATGGCTATCATCGGTCCTGAAGATCCTTTGGCTGAAGGTCTGTCAGATGAATTCTGGAAAGCGGAAATTCCTTGTGTCGGACCTAAAAAAAACGGTACGCAGCTTGAAGCGAGCAAAGATTTTTCTAAAAACTTCATGAAAAAATACGGAGTCGCATGTGCTGACAGCGAAACTTTTACAAATGAACAGGCAGCCTGCGAATATATAAAAAAACACGGTGCTCCAATCGTCATAAAAGCCGATGGTCTTGCAGCCGGAAAAGGTGTTGTAGTCGCTGCAACAGTTGACGAAGCTCTCGTCGCCGTAAAAGATTTGATGGAAGGCGGACGTGTAGGGGACGCAGGTAAAAAACTTGTGATTGAAGACTATCTTCAAGGTGTAGAAATTTCGATTTTAGCTGCTGTTTCCGTAACTCCTGAATATGCCGTAAGTGGAAGTGCTGCCATCATTCCGTTTCTACCTGCGCGAGACCACAAGCGATTGAACGACGGGGCGAAGGGACCAAACACCGGCGGAATGGGTGCAGTCTGTCCGCTTGACGATGTTACAGATAAAACAATTGAGCAATTCAGAAAAGACATCCTTGAGCCGACGTTGAACGGGCTTATCAAAGAAAAACTCGATTATCGTGGGTTTATTTTCTTTGGCGTAATGGTCACTCCTAAAGGCCCGAAACTTTTGGAATACAATGTCCGACTTGGCGACCCGGAAACGCAGGCTGTTCTCCCACTGATGGACTTTGACTTTGTTGCAATGTGCACTTCTATTTTGAACGGAACTCTCAAAGAATTTGAATTTAAATGGAAACCGGGATATCAGGTGGCTCCGGTTGTCGTAAGCGAAGGTTATCCAGGAGAATACAAAAAAGGACTTGGAATCACATTCAACAAGCCTTTGTTAAATGCAAGCACCGCAAAAGTGTTTATCGCCGGAGCTGTTCCCGGTCGTAGAGGAGAATGTGATTTGCTTACAAGCGGAGGACGAGTTCTTTCCTGTTCTGCATACGGTTCGTCATTTAAAGAAGCGTGGGTAAATGCATATCAGGGAATAAGTGCAATTAAGTTTGAAGGTGCATTCTTCAGAAAAGATATCGGATTGCCTGGCGCCGCAGAAAGCGGAAAACTTTAA
- a CDS encoding histidinol-phosphatase: protein MQKINLHTHTTFCDGKDTPEEMVLAAIAKGFSALGFSGHSLFPFARSWHIAPRDFKNYERTILELKEKYKSKIDIYLGYEADFYPGITVPSKKFYKAHGLNPSYLIASTHYVLNEKGSYTVDNTTEEVRRKLIIMYGNGKNWSSVDGRRAVCQYFETERKMLENADFDIIGHIDLIRKRNGVLKFFDENESWYKKELKATARSIAHAGVIVEINTGAIARGAMDDVYPSLQFLELLHEYKVPLCINSDCHDKDYLDCAYERAVTQARNVGYKKLFYPVGDKLIIVKI, encoded by the coding sequence ATGCAAAAGATAAATCTTCACACTCATACGACATTTTGCGATGGAAAAGACACCCCTGAAGAGATGGTGCTGGCGGCAATCGCAAAAGGCTTTTCCGCTCTTGGGTTTTCGGGACACAGCTTGTTTCCGTTTGCCCGCAGCTGGCACATCGCTCCACGAGATTTTAAAAATTACGAACGGACAATCCTCGAATTAAAAGAAAAGTATAAATCAAAGATTGATATATATTTGGGATATGAAGCTGATTTTTATCCGGGAATTACTGTTCCGTCGAAAAAGTTTTACAAAGCGCATGGGCTCAACCCTTCTTATCTTATCGCTTCAACTCACTACGTTTTAAATGAAAAAGGGAGTTACACTGTAGACAACACTACAGAAGAAGTTCGAAGAAAGCTTATAATCATGTATGGAAACGGGAAAAATTGGAGCTCTGTCGATGGAAGACGCGCTGTCTGCCAGTATTTTGAAACGGAGCGCAAGATGCTGGAAAACGCCGATTTTGACATTATCGGGCACATCGACTTAATTCGCAAACGAAACGGTGTTCTAAAATTTTTTGATGAAAACGAAAGCTGGTATAAAAAAGAGCTGAAGGCAACTGCTCGTTCCATTGCGCACGCCGGAGTCATTGTTGAAATAAACACAGGAGCGATTGCTCGCGGCGCAATGGATGATGTTTATCCATCTTTGCAATTTCTTGAACTGCTTCACGAATACAAAGTTCCTTTGTGCATAAACTCCGACTGCCACGACAAAGACTACTTGGACTGTGCTTACGAAAGAGCCGTCACGCAGGCTCGCAATGTCGGCTACAAAAAACTCTTTTACCCTGTCGGGGACAAACTCATCATAGTGAAAATTTAA
- the infA gene encoding translation initiation factor IF-1 — protein sequence MAKEEAIEVEGVVKEALPNTTFRVELQGGHMILAHLSGKMRKHYIRIVPGDSVKVELSPYDLNKGRIVFRER from the coding sequence ATGGCAAAAGAAGAAGCTATCGAAGTTGAAGGCGTTGTAAAAGAAGCACTTCCAAACACAACATTCCGCGTTGAATTACAGGGGGGACACATGATTCTCGCTCATCTTTCCGGAAAAATGCGCAAACACTACATCAGAATTGTCCCGGGTGACAGCGTAAAAGTTGAACTCTCTCCATACGATTTGAATAAAGGTCGCATAGTTTTCCGCGAGAGATAA